From one Amia ocellicauda isolate fAmiCal2 chromosome 17, fAmiCal2.hap1, whole genome shotgun sequence genomic stretch:
- the zmat5 gene encoding zinc finger matrin-type protein 5, whose protein sequence is MGKRYYCDYCDRSFQDNMHNRKKHLNGVQHQRCKKAWFDNFRDAAAILADERTKKPCRKFLQTGQCVFGSNCRFSHMSEQDLADLKRHIEGERRLKEDRGLGRVPSERGIEDWLARREKRKAEPGCESTLEEEGAEGSLESDLPPHFLSIPDLPASLLPPPLGVWMNTPRTEWG, encoded by the exons ATGGGGAAGCGGTATTACTGTGATTACTGTGACCGCTCCTTCCAGGACAACATGCACAACAGGAAGAAGCATCTAAACGGGGTTCAGCACCAAAGATGCAAGAAGGCCTGGTTCGACAACTTCAGAG ATGCAGCTGCGATCCTGGCCGATGAACGGACGAAAAAGCCTTGTAGGAAGTTTCTCCAGACAG GCCAGTGTGTTTTTGGCTCGAACTGCAGATTCTCTCATATGTCAGAGCAGGACTTGGCTGATTTAAAACGGCACATTGAAG GTGAGAGAAGGCTTAAAGAGGACCGTGGACTAGGCAGAGTGCCTTCAGAGCGGGGCATCGAGGACTGGCTGGCacggagagagaagaggaaagCAGAACCTGGCTGCGAAAG cACTCTTGAGGAAGAAGGGGCTGAAGGTTCACTGGAGAGCGACTTGCCTCCTCATTTTCTTTCCATACCAGATCTCCCAGCCTCCCTTCTGCCTCCACCTCTTGGGGTTTGGATGAACACACCACGCACGGAGTGGGGATAA
- the uqcr10 gene encoding cytochrome b-c1 complex subunit 9 — MALGRQIYNLLFKRTSTFTLTIVVAAVVFERAFDQGGDALFEQLNRGKLWKHIKHNYEKEE, encoded by the exons ATGGCGCTCGGTCGGCAGATCTACAACTTGCTCTTCAAGAGGACCTCCACCTTCACCCTGACCATCGTGGTGGCGGCCGTGGTGTTCGAGCGGGCCTTCGACCAGGGCGGAGATGCCCTCTTCGAGCAGCTCAATCGCGGG aaaCTGTGGAAACACATTAAGCACAACTACGAGAAGGAAGAATGA
- the LOC136712799 gene encoding transmembrane protein 17A has product MPVFYTPIPQNLRLGLAHASGSLFTHNRTRDSKDGQRYTAEHEIVSHLPLQMLLYFNVFFFPFWWVSEVCMLELKFSLLPGYYQCLLVTGVILLTVLECSRLYLGYVGNLKERVPELAGFWLLTFLFQLPIVLFFLMDEGIIILPLERAIHIIYLLFILSEILAAFLGLKVMTRKLTLQFYLRQFKGKESNPQLDINQILNVPYGRSITPITLTNNNPI; this is encoded by the exons ATGCCTGTATTTTACACCCCCATTCCTCAGAACCTGCGTCTGGGCCTAGCTCATGCCAGCGGGTCTCTATTCACGCACAACAGAACTCGGGACAGTAAAGATGGACAGAGATACACAGCAG AACATGAGATAGTGTCCCACCTACCTCTGCAGATGCTGCTGTATttcaatgtcttttttttccctttctggtGGGTTTCTGAAGTATGTATGCTGGAATTAAAG TTCTCTCTCTTGCCTGGCTACTACCAGTGTCTGTTGGTGACAGGGGTCATCCTCCTCACAGTGCTCGAGTGTTCGCGTCTCTATCTTGGCTACGTAGGAAACCTGAAGGAGAGG GTGCCAGAGCTGGCCGGCTTTTGGCTCCTTACCTTCCTGTTCCAGCTCCCCATCGTGCTTTTCTTCCTGATGGACGAAGGGATCATCATCCTTCCGCTGGAGCGAGCCATCCACATCATCTACCTCCTCTTCATCCTCTCGGAGATCTTGGCTGCCTTCCTGGGACTCAAAGTCATGACTCGGAAACTGACCCTGCAATTTTACCTCCGACAGTTCAAAGGCAAGGAAAGCAACCCACAGCTGGATATCAACCAAATTCTAAATGTCCCTTACGGAAGAAGCATAACGCCAATCACCTTGACAAATAACAATCCCATCTAA
- the selenoe gene encoding selenoprotein e, whose product MSVLYFSRSVWMKMWAFLLCALVLSATGIHADNSSETNVKEKLDIAWGKLIAPSVVGUSIKKMPELREFLMERWALYHNLEYDSQDAAEPQLLLYNDEGEIVKTVAVKDMKADEISALLDSLGFYKRLQKGEEVPEEFQHFPLQAPRDEL is encoded by the exons atgtctgtgctCTATTTTAGCCGCTCTGTTTGGATGAAGATGTGGGCCTTTCTGCTGTGTGCTCTGGTCTTATCTGCTACAGGAATCCATGCAGATAATAGTTCAGAAACGAATGTTAAAGAAAAGCTGGACATTGCCTGGGGAAAACTGATT GCTCCCAGCGTAGTTGGATGATCAATCAAGAAAATGCCTGAGCTTCGAGAGTTTCTGATGGAGCGGTGGGCACTATA CCATAACCTAGAATATGACTCCCAGGATGCTGCAGAACCACAACTTCTTCTCTACAATGACGAAGGAGAAATTGTGAAG ACTGTGGCAGTGAAGGACATGAAAGCAGACGAGATCAGCGCTCTCCTGGACTCGCTGGGCTTCTATAAAAGGCTGCAGAAAGGGGAAGAGGTTCCCGAGGAATTCCAGCACTTCCCTCTGCAGGCTCCCAGAGACGAGCTTTGA